CAAGACATGCACTATCAAGGCAAAAGTCCTGCACAGTGTTTTTGATATATGGTCAAAGATTGCACATTTTTCGTATCTCACCTGATGTGCCTCTGACGGATGAGCACACGGGCATGGTGGATGCTCTTGGCAAGGCCAAGCTTGAAGACCTGAGTCTGCAGCCTTCTCTCCAAGAAATCTTCCACTTTCAAGCCCAGAATGTAATCGAGCTTCATCTTTCCCTCATCCAGCACTCCAATACGCACCAGACGCCTGAGCAAGGCGTTACCTAGAAAGAAATTCACAAGGTGAGAATTAAAAAAGGTACTAAATCAGCAAGTGCTTTAGCAAATTTTCATGTCGCATGGCCTCATTTACGAGGAATTCTTGGCAACACTGACAATCTGAACTACATGGTTTAAATCACTGGCCACTCCATAAAGCACAAATAAGCACTTAAATGCAGCAAATATCGAACGCATACCCTCAAAGAGACGCCTGGCATCCTTCTCGTCCAGAGTCAGAAGCTCTCTGGCAGCCTTGCGGATTTTGGCCAAAGTAAACTTCACCCTCCACACTTCTCTCTTATTCCTGAGTCCATACTCGCCTGTaaaacaaacattactgttAAAATCAGAATGCAggtttccaaaaaaaaaaaaaaaaaacacttagaTTTCATCCTTACCAATGAGTTTCAACTCCTGGTCGAGACGGGACTTCTCGAAGGGACGTCTAGGGGTGACATATGTCTTACTACAAACCCAAGTCCTGGCAACAGGCATGGCGACTTATTGACGCCTACAATagaaaacattaatataaacatCACTTAATATGACTCAACTTTAACAGTTAGTACAAAATAATAAGCTCAAAAATTCACATTAAATACATAAACAGTTTACAATACATCGCATATACAGTAACGTTAGAATACGGTAAGTGTCATTATTGGATATTATATATACTGTGTTGTTAATAGTTAACTACTTTCTCAATAAAATCCcgttaataataaatacatttatttgtggGAACGTTATATGATTGTGTcaataaaaagaaagaaatgcatCGGCGCTGCATGTGGACTAGGCCGGAAAGCGCCATGCGTAACCACGTTGTCACACAACCCGATAAAACATGTCTGtaaaatctttaaaacagaGCACCGTTCGCTTTTAACTGTCGCTTAGTATGTCATATATTCAATCATATTTAATTACGTTGGCTACATGTACCATCCGTGAGAAACTATTGCAGAATGAAGAGAACTAAGGCGCCATTACCTGTCTTCGTCAGACTCGCAAGTAAAGAGAACGTGCGCATGACACTTCCGGAAATTTATATGCGCCATCTAAACTACATTACCCACAAAGCCTTGCTTCTTTACAAGGGCGAAATATTAATCAGTTGATTCCCCCTACTGGTTTGGATGCGCAGAGCGATCGACGTGTGAATCAAGGTACCACGAGAACGAATCAAAGTTCAGCCGCAAGTATTTGCATTAAACATTACTGTAGCCTATAGACACAGGAATTTTAAAACACGTTTCCAAATCCAATACTGACCAAGCAGGTTCTACATTACCTGACAGGAATTGTGTTTTCTAAACTAGCAAGTTTGATTGAGTAGCTTAAACTTAACGTAGCGaaacaacaaaataaacaactgTGTCACATAATAACAGAAATA
Above is a window of Paramisgurnus dabryanus chromosome 13, PD_genome_1.1, whole genome shotgun sequence DNA encoding:
- the rps9 gene encoding small ribosomal subunit protein uS4, with product MPVARTWVCSKTYVTPRRPFEKSRLDQELKLIGEYGLRNKREVWRVKFTLAKIRKAARELLTLDEKDARRLFEGNALLRRLVRIGVLDEGKMKLDYILGLKVEDFLERRLQTQVFKLGLAKSIHHARVLIRQRHIRVRKQVVNIPSFVVRLDSQKHIDFSLRSPYGGGRPGRVKRKNAKKGQGGAGGGDDEEED